The DNA segment CTGGCAGGTGATGCAGCCTGGCAATTGGAAGTTGTTCCGCTTAGGTGAGCTGCTTATCGATTTGTAATTGAGGTGCTGTCGCAGCCATTCCACTTTGACGGCATTAAATCAGAGACAAAAAGGCCAAACGGAGTCACTCACGTTTGGCCTTTTATGTTTTGTGCGGCGCTGTTACGGCATCTTAGCAACAGCACTCAATCCGTCTTAAACCAGCGATAACTGTATATCAGGCTTAATTCGCGCCTGTGCCGAGGAGTTTAGGTACTTTCTGCTCCGTCGTAACATCTGTTTCAACGGTAGCGGCTTCAACGGCTGCGGGTACGGCTTCAACTGGCACATCGTCGAAATGATAATTCAGCAGTTTGATATCCAACTGTTTACTGCCTTTTTCAAAGTGCGTTAGACGAACGGGGAGGTAGGCTAAATCCGGCGCCATCCAGAAGAAGGTTTGGCGTTTATTATTGTCCCGCACGACCTCAATTTTGACTGTATCGTAACTGCCGCTCTCAATTGTCATCCGTTCCTTACCTATCACATGGAACTTATACTCATCGAGTTCGTTAGATTTAATCATCTTATAATCAAGCACTTCTTTACCAGCGCTGATATCGAGACGAAACTGCAGCTGCACCATTAACGGATCGAAAATATCGCCTTCGAAGGGGAATTTACCTTTTTCATCCTTATAACGGGTGTGGATCATCCCTTGCGCCTTGGCAAAGGCGGTTTGCTCGATAAAATTCGGGCCGACGCCTTGGCGCTCATGCAAATATCGCAGGGGTAATAATTGATTGCCATCCTGAGCAAACTCACTCAGTACATGGCGCACATCGGTCAGCAATAACAGGCTAAGATCGCTGTCGAAGCGATATTTGTAGATCCCATCCTCCATGGCGGGCAGTTGATACTTGGCCTTACCCAACTCAATATCACCATAATTAACTTGATATTCAGCAGTTTGAGGCGTTAAAGGCGTTGGCGCCGCCATCGCAAATACGCTGTGGGTGAGTGCGAGACTCACGAATAACGTTGGAATTGTGCGCAAGTAATGCTCCTTTATATCGCAAACAGATTGCGGCTAACACCGCTTATCCCATTGGCTGAACTGCCAAGCTTAATTGTTTATAGCTGAGGCCATATCGGGTGTAAACAGTTTATAGATCAATATATTAAACTAGAAGGGGATTGACATCACTAAGGTTGCCATATCCGGTTGCCACTCAAACTCAGACAAGTCTACTTTGCCACAGTTCACTGTAACGCCTTCAATACGCAATAATTCCATCTGTTCCTGAAAGGAGACTGAATGCTTTTCGAAGGAAATTTTCCCTTGGCTGTTGAGTACTCTATGCCAAGGAAGTGATAAATGTTCGGGGGCTGATTTGAGCGCCTTTGACACATAGCGGGCACGCCCGGGTAAACCAGCAAAATCGGCCACCTTGCCATAACTGCTGACTTTGCCAGGCGGGATCATCGCGACAATATGCCAAATCTTCGCCATCGGCGAGAGGGTGTTTTGTGTCTCTTGTGTGCTGTTCGTTTCGTCTGGCGTAATGGCCTTATCTTGCTCTAAGTAGCGATAAAGTGGGGATTTATCTTTTGCAAACCGCATGATGATGCCAAATAAAACCATGAATGAGGTGAGCCAGTGTAGCGTTAAATAGCGCCTAAGTGAAACAGCGGACGGCTGATACTGCTGCAATTTAAATCTAAAAAATCGATTGTAATGATTTTTATTAAACTATTTAGTTTTGAATATTGAGAAAACACAGGAATAGTTCATAATAGTGCCAAATTTTTTGACTCACTAAGAGATGAAACAGGCATGGCTGTACTCGATATTCTGACAATTCCCGATGAGCGTCTAAAGCGCAAAGCACAACCCGTAAAAGACATTGAAGCGATTCAGGGATTTATCGATGATTTAATCGAAACCATGTACCACACCGACGATGGTATCGGTCTGGCCTCGACTCAAGTGGGCAGTACAGATGCGGTAATTGTGATCGATTTATCCGAAAATCGCGATCAACCCTTAGTGCTGATTAATCCAGAGATTGTTGAAAAGTCTGGCGAATATGTGGGTGAAGAAGGCTGTCTTTCTATCCCTGGCTATCGCGCCAAAGTGAGCCGTTTCGAAAAGGTCAAAGTCACCGCCTTAGACAGACAGGGCAAAGCGATTGAAATCGAAACCGATGACTTTTTAGCCATTGTTTTGCAACACGAAATCGACCATTTACACGGTAAAGTGTTTATCGAACATTTATCGACGTTAAAGCAGCAAATCGCGTTGAAAAAAGTGCGTAAATACGCCTAAGCAGATGAATTTGCGCGACTGATTGTCGTCATCCTCTAAGTCAAAGCCGCAGTCCGATGCGGCTTTGTTGTTTCTAAGCCTATAAATAGCCAAACAAAAGCGCGATATGTGAAGTTAACGGCTTGTTTTTACAGCAGTGACTCGCTAAGGTAGCGGCAATATGCACGGGTTGCATGGCCTGTGCGCAGTAAGGATACGGTAGAAACAGATGAAGACAAAATTCATAGCGCTTGTGGGTGCGCTGGCATCAATTAGCATCTTGCTTGGTGGTTGCAGTGCTTTTTTTAACGGTAACACCACCGAAAAAAACGTGGTTTCCAGCAGTCTGGTTGAATATCTCTATCCAGATGATAAACAACGTGAGGCGCAGCAACCCAGTATTCCTGTATTGCGTCTTCCCATCACGGTTGGCATCGCCTTTTTACCTTCCACCCATTGGCAATCCGAAGCCCTCGATAGCAGCTCGCAAATCGCCTTGCTGGATAAAGTAAAACAATCCTTTGTTAAATATGACTTTATTGACCGTATCGAATTAATCCCCAGCACTTACCTTAAAAATGGCAAAGGTTTTAGCACCTTGCAGCAGGTTGCCCGCTTGCACGATGTCGATGTGATGGCACTGGTGTCTTACGATCAACTGTTACAAAGCAGCGAGAATAAGGCTTCACTGCTGTATTGGACCATAGTCGGCATGTATATGGTGCCCGGCAATGAAAACGCGATCCAAACCTTTGTCGATACTGCCGTTTTTGATATGCGCAGCCAAAAAATGTTGTTTAGGGCGCCAGGCATCAACCAACTTACCGACACGTCAACCGCGGTGAGCGTCACAAACGTGCTACGTGAAAAATCCGCCGAAGGCTTTGAGCTAGCGGTAAACGATATGATCACTAACTTAGACGCCGAATTAGCCCGCTTTAAAACCCGCGTGAAAGAAGAACATATTGCGACCATTGAACATAAACAAGGTTATAGCGGCGGTGGCAGTT comes from the Shewanella seohaensis genome and includes:
- the def gene encoding peptide deformylase, encoding MAVLDILTIPDERLKRKAQPVKDIEAIQGFIDDLIETMYHTDDGIGLASTQVGSTDAVIVIDLSENRDQPLVLINPEIVEKSGEYVGEEGCLSIPGYRAKVSRFEKVKVTALDRQGKAIEIETDDFLAIVLQHEIDHLHGKVFIEHLSTLKQQIALKKVRKYA
- the rhlP gene encoding rhombotarget lipoprotein (RhlP (RHombo-target LipoProtein) is a family of predicted lipoproteins that, in general, co-occurs with a form of rhombosortase, and that has an apparent cleavage site for that enzyme, a GlyGly motif, near the C-terminus.), giving the protein MKTKFIALVGALASISILLGGCSAFFNGNTTEKNVVSSSLVEYLYPDDKQREAQQPSIPVLRLPITVGIAFLPSTHWQSEALDSSSQIALLDKVKQSFVKYDFIDRIELIPSTYLKNGKGFSTLQQVARLHDVDVMALVSYDQLLQSSENKASLLYWTIVGMYMVPGNENAIQTFVDTAVFDMRSQKMLFRAPGINQLTDTSTAVSVTNVLREKSAEGFELAVNDMITNLDAELARFKTRVKEEHIATIEHKQGYSGGGSLSLLILSLLGMFAIRRLTICRE
- a CDS encoding MGMT family protein — its product is MMRFAKDKSPLYRYLEQDKAITPDETNSTQETQNTLSPMAKIWHIVAMIPPGKVSSYGKVADFAGLPGRARYVSKALKSAPEHLSLPWHRVLNSQGKISFEKHSVSFQEQMELLRIEGVTVNCGKVDLSEFEWQPDMATLVMSIPF
- a CDS encoding DUF3108 domain-containing protein; protein product: MRTIPTLFVSLALTHSVFAMAAPTPLTPQTAEYQVNYGDIELGKAKYQLPAMEDGIYKYRFDSDLSLLLLTDVRHVLSEFAQDGNQLLPLRYLHERQGVGPNFIEQTAFAKAQGMIHTRYKDEKGKFPFEGDIFDPLMVQLQFRLDISAGKEVLDYKMIKSNELDEYKFHVIGKERMTIESGSYDTVKIEVVRDNNKRQTFFWMAPDLAYLPVRLTHFEKGSKQLDIKLLNYHFDDVPVEAVPAAVEAATVETDVTTEQKVPKLLGTGAN